From the genome of Chloroflexota bacterium, one region includes:
- a CDS encoding ABC transporter ATP-binding protein, which produces MNALSTDSLAHDFPSPRGPVQALSEVTLSVERGEFFGLFGPNGAGKSTLIRILTTLIIPTSGRATVMGHDVLRQADKARENFGLVFANENSFYGRLTGRQNLEFFAALQNIPRSQAKQRAAELLDLFGLGNAADAYFQSYSTGMRQKLNVARALLHNPPLLFLDEPTKGMDVVTAESVRTLLRRDLVERQGKTVVLTTHDLDEMESLCDRVAILEAGKIRAFGAPADLIQQASASVVYRLEIAAAPDGLVAQLSGLPGVDSVEAVSQTSAATVLELTFRDPATPPDLWQTLAARHIAVKRYAPKDDGLRALIRNNGLSASPSDANAPSV; this is translated from the coding sequence ATGAACGCTCTTTCCACCGACTCGCTCGCCCACGACTTTCCTTCGCCACGCGGGCCGGTTCAGGCCTTAAGCGAGGTCACGCTCTCGGTGGAGCGCGGCGAGTTCTTCGGCCTGTTCGGCCCGAACGGCGCCGGCAAGAGCACCCTCATTCGCATCCTCACTACGCTTATCATCCCCACCAGTGGCCGGGCAACAGTGATGGGTCACGACGTTTTGCGCCAGGCCGACAAAGCGCGCGAGAACTTCGGCCTGGTGTTCGCCAACGAAAACTCATTTTATGGCCGCCTCACCGGGCGGCAAAATTTGGAATTCTTCGCCGCCCTGCAAAACATTCCGCGCTCACAAGCAAAGCAACGCGCCGCCGAACTGCTCGACCTCTTCGGCCTCGGCAACGCCGCCGACGCTTACTTTCAAAGTTACTCCACCGGCATGAGGCAGAAGCTCAACGTGGCCCGCGCCCTGCTCCACAACCCGCCCCTCCTCTTCCTCGACGAGCCGACCAAAGGCATGGACGTGGTCACCGCCGAAAGCGTGCGAACGCTTCTGCGCCGCGATCTTGTCGAGCGACAAGGCAAGACGGTGGTGTTGACCACGCACGATTTGGATGAGATGGAGTCGCTTTGTGATCGGGTTGCGATTTTGGAAGCGGGGAAGATACGCGCTTTCGGCGCGCCCGCCGACTTGATCCAGCAGGCCAGCGCCAGCGTTGTCTACCGGCTGGAGATCGCCGCCGCGCCCGATGGACTTGTGGCCCAACTGAGCGGCCTGCCGGGCGTGGACTCCGTTGAAGCCGTCTCTCAAACCTCAGCCGCCACTGTCCTCGAGTTGACGTTCCGCGACCCGGCCACCCCGCCCGACTTGTGGCAAACTCTGGCCGCCCGCCACATCGCCGTCAAACGCTACGCCCCCAAAGACGACGGCCTGCGCGCGCTGATCCGCAACAACGGCCTCAGCGCCTCACCCTCCGACGCCAACGCACCTTCTGTTTGA
- a CDS encoding SPFH/Band 7/PHB domain protein, with the protein MPEALATLVTIGCIGLFVFVIVAVVAGNAIRIVPEYQRLVVFRLGGSIGTKGPKLVFLIPFIDRAISVDLREQVREVPHQTSITKDNAPISIDFLWYYKVIDPAASVIQVGNFELAAQGIATTTLRSVIGGIALDEVLSQREHINTTLRVKLDEITERWGVKVTNVEIREIIPPRDVQDAMNRQLSAERTRRALVTESTGDKEAAVNRAEGTKQAAILQAEGERQSNILRAEGDKQAQLLRAEGFSSALDKIFQVAQTVDGKTMSLQYLEALKSIGASPSTKYIFPMEFTSLLSGFVNKEK; encoded by the coding sequence ATGCCAGAAGCTTTAGCAACTCTCGTAACAATCGGATGTATCGGTCTGTTTGTGTTCGTTATCGTAGCCGTCGTGGCCGGCAACGCCATCCGCATCGTGCCCGAATACCAGCGGCTGGTTGTCTTCCGCTTAGGAGGCTCTATCGGCACCAAAGGGCCAAAACTCGTGTTCTTGATTCCTTTCATCGACAGGGCCATCAGCGTGGACTTGCGCGAGCAGGTGCGCGAAGTGCCACACCAGACGAGTATCACCAAAGACAACGCGCCGATCTCGATTGACTTTCTGTGGTATTACAAAGTCATTGACCCGGCGGCGAGCGTGATCCAGGTTGGTAACTTTGAGCTGGCCGCACAAGGCATCGCCACCACCACCCTGCGCTCTGTCATCGGCGGCATCGCCCTCGACGAAGTGCTCTCGCAACGTGAGCACATCAACACCACCCTGCGCGTCAAGCTGGACGAGATCACCGAGCGCTGGGGCGTCAAAGTCACCAACGTCGAAATCCGCGAAATCATCCCGCCGCGTGACGTGCAGGATGCGATGAATCGCCAGCTTTCGGCCGAGCGCACCCGCCGCGCCCTCGTCACCGAGTCCACTGGCGACAAGGAAGCCGCCGTCAACCGGGCCGAGGGCACCAAGCAGGCCGCCATCTTGCAGGCCGAAGGCGAGCGGCAGTCCAACATCCTGCGCGCCGAGGGCGACAAGCAGGCCCAACTCCTGCGCGCCGAGGGTTTCTCGTCGGCGTTGGACAAAATCTTCCAGGTCGCCCAGACTGTAGACGGCAAAACCATGTCGCTCCAGTATCTCGAAGCGCTCAAGAGCATCGGCGCCAGCCCGTCCACCAAGTACATCTTTCCAATGGAATTTACGAGTCTGTTGAGCGGATTCGTTAACAAGGAAAAGTGA
- a CDS encoding GNAT family N-acetyltransferase, whose protein sequence is MTADGRRLTADDRPRPSQVVSSPSSVVPAVILPATFRDLNQARALERVCFGPEGWGTLELFFALLFPNTVRLKAVADDQLVGLVIGDRQPWERMGWVATLGVLPNYQRRGIGGALLAACESVLGQPRVRLTVRLSNQAAIALYRQVGYQRVSVWHGYYSGGEDGLVMEKTVNN, encoded by the coding sequence ATGACCGCTGACGGCAGACGATTGACGGCGGATGACAGACCTCGCCCGTCTCAAGTGGTCAGTAGTCCATCGTCGGTCGTCCCGGCCGTCATCCTGCCCGCTACCTTCCGCGACCTGAACCAGGCTCGGGCGCTCGAAAGAGTCTGCTTCGGGCCGGAAGGCTGGGGCACCCTCGAACTGTTCTTCGCCCTGCTCTTCCCGAACACCGTTCGTCTCAAAGCCGTCGCCGATGATCAACTCGTCGGGCTGGTCATTGGCGACCGCCAACCCTGGGAAAGAATGGGCTGGGTGGCCACCCTCGGCGTTCTCCCCAATTACCAGCGGCGCGGAATCGGCGGCGCTTTGCTGGCCGCCTGCGAATCGGTGCTGGGCCAGCCGAGAGTCCGCCTCACCGTCCGTTTGTCCAACCAGGCCGCCATTGCCCTCTACCGTCAGGTTGGCTACCAGCGAGTGAGCGTCTGGCACGGCTATTACTCCGGCGGCGAAGACGGGCTGGTGATGGAAAAGACAGTGAACAATTAG